In the Artemia franciscana chromosome 1, ASM3288406v1, whole genome shotgun sequence genome, one interval contains:
- the LOC136027620 gene encoding craniofacial development protein 2-like: protein MRANLATAFPALSDAPRLATSSESELATILSRRHGLNIGCWNLCSIKCSLTQAFVAEEFYLYNLDILCVSETRLNGQTILDLIAPSGKKVILFNSDPMDGSGLAGVGIIMTPKIASGLLDYEAVSDRIVMARLKGQSNNLTILSVYAPIRDAPDHLKDKFYPDLQLTMNKIPRKDILVIGGDFNARIGTRLYDSEWAIGNHGLGDRCINGARLLMFAMLNNHSVANTWFKHKPCHTYTWRPRDGRTHAQIDYLLVSRRWKSMIKDSRVYRGIKKWI from the coding sequence ATGAGAGCGAATTTGGCTACGGCATTCCCGGCATTAAGCGATGCGCCGAGGCTGGCGACCTCGTCGGAAAGTGAGCTAGCTACCATACTATCAAGGAGACATGGCCTGAATATCGGCTGCTGGAACCTCTGTTCCATCAAATGTTCACTAACGCAAGCCTTCGTAgctgaagaattttatttatataacctGGACATACTCTGTGTTTCAGAGACAAGATTAAATGGACAAACGATACTTGACCTAATAGCCCCTTCGGGTAAAAAGGTCATACTATTCAATTCTGACCCAATGGATGGATCCGGCCTCGCAGGAGTGGGAATAATCATGACACCCAAGATCGCATCGGGACTCCTTGACTATGAAGCAGTGTCTGACAGAATTGTGATGGCCCGTTTAAAAGGTCAGAGTAATAACCTGACAATACTATCTGTATATGCCCCTATTCGTGACGCCCCTGACCACTTGAAAGACAAATTCTATCCTGACCTCCAACTGACTATGAATAAAATTCCTCGTAAGGACATCCTCGTGATCGGTGGTGACTTCAATGCCAGGATTGGCACGAGACTATACGATTCTGAATGGGCCATTGGCAACCACGGTTTAGGCGACCGGTGCATTAACGGAGCTAGACTTCTCATGTTTGCTATGCTGAATAATCACAGTGTGGCTAATACATGGTTTAAACACAAACCTTGCCACACTTACACTTGGAGACCCCGAGATGGTCGAACCCACGCCCAAATTGACTATTTACTCGTTTCTCGTCGCTGGAAGTCAATGATTAAAGACTCGAGAGTATACAGAGGGATCAAAAAATGGATCTGA